A segment of the Brevundimonas sp. M20 genome:
GTGATATGCACCACCGCGCCGGAGCCCCGTTCGATCATCTGCGGGATCAGCAGACGGTCGAGACGAACCGCCGCCAGCAGGTTCAAATTCAGCTCGGACAGCCAATCCTCGTCGGTCAAGGCGACGAAGCCGCCGCCCGGCGTGTTCGAGCCTCCAAGGACATGGACGAGGATATCGATCCCGCCCAGACGCTGAAGCGCCGCACCGGCGAGAGCTTCTCCCCCTGCCGCCGTCGTCAGATCCGCCTCAACGAATTCGACGCCGTCGATGGGCTCGGGGTTCGCGCGCGCCGAGGTGATCACCCGTGCGCCGCCGGCCAGGAAGCGCTCGACGGTGGCGCGGCCCAGACCCTTGGTGCCGCCGGTGATGAGGACACGCTTGCCCGCGAACTCCGTGGCATTCTCCGGGGCCCTCACGCCGAGACCTCCATGGTCCTGATGGCGTCGCCGTCGAGTTCCACGCGGTAGGTGAAGCGGATCGGACTGCCCGGAAACTCACCATGGGCCGGACCTTCGACCACGACCGCCTGACCTTCATGACGAACGGCGTCGGGGCTGAAGATCGCCTTCAGGCCAACGACCATCTCCTCAAGCAGGGCGCGGATTTCGGCATGACCCTCGAAGCGTTTGCCGTTGTCGAGGAAGACTGCGTCGGCGGCGAATGATTTCATCATACCGTCGAGGTCCAGCCTTGCATTGGCCTCCACATAGTCGGCGATCGGGGACGGAAGCTCTGGAGACATTGGTCTGTCCTGCTGTTTGGGTCACAGCCGGGTGGCCGCGCCTTTCGATGACGCCAAGATAGGGATGGACAGATCGTGCGATAATCGGGACAAATTTGGATGAGACGTCACGAAATTCGGGACAATCATGAGAAGCAGCCTGACCGAATTGGACGCCGTTCTGGTCATCGCCCGCTGCGGCAAGTTCCGCGCGGCCGCGATCGAACTCGGTGTATCGACAACCGCGCTGAGTAACGCCGTTGGGAAGTTGGAGCGCACGCTTGGCGTTCGGCTCTTCAACCGGACGACAAGAAGCGTCTCATTGACCGAGGCGGGTCTGCAGTTCGTCGCCCAGGTCGCGCCCGCCATGCGAGACATCCATGAGGCCATGGACATGGTGCGCTCCCGACAGGCCACACCCTCGGGCACCCTGCGCATCAATGCCTTTCCGACAGCGGCGCGGGAAATTTTCTCTTCGCTCGTCCTGCCGTTCGTTCATCAGCACCCCCAGGTCCATGTCGATATCGTCACGGAGGGTCGCATGGTGGACATCGTCGCCGGTGGCTTCGATTTCGGCGTCCGGAGCGCTGATCGGGTGCCCGTCGACATGATCGCCCTTCCCCTGGGGGTCGCGCGACGTAATGTGGTGGTGGCTTCACCGACCTATCTGAAGGCCCATGGAAGGCCACGGGTTCCCCAGGACCTGTTGCGCCACTCGTGTCTTCGCGTCCGTCTTCCGAATGGCGCGCTCTATCGCTGGCCGTTCGAGAAGGAGGGCGAGTCCATTCACATCGACGTCGAAGGCCCCCTCACCCTCGATGAAGCCAGCCTCGCCCGCACCGCCGCCATCGCGTCGATGGGCCTCACCCTGGCGATGGAAGCCGACGTGCGGGACGACCTTGAGACCGGCAGGCTGATACCCGTTCTCGAGGACTGGACGCCCGCCCTGTCGCCATTGAGCCTCTACTATCCCAGCCG
Coding sequences within it:
- a CDS encoding SDR family oxidoreductase is translated as MRAPENATEFAGKRVLITGGTKGLGRATVERFLAGGARVITSARANPEPIDGVEFVEADLTTAAGGEALAGAALQRLGGIDILVHVLGGSNTPGGGFVALTDEDWLSELNLNLLAAVRLDRLLIPQMIERGSGAVVHITSIQSVLPLPDATTAYAAAKAALRTYSKSISKELGPRGVRVNTVSPGWIMTEGTDVFLERIRAANGGTLEDARQLVLSGLGGISIGRGAEPSEVANAIAFLASDRASAIHGTELVVDGGTVPTV
- a CDS encoding nuclear transport factor 2 family protein — translated: MSPELPSPIADYVEANARLDLDGMMKSFAADAVFLDNGKRFEGHAEIRALLEEMVVGLKAIFSPDAVRHEGQAVVVEGPAHGEFPGSPIRFTYRVELDGDAIRTMEVSA
- a CDS encoding LysR family transcriptional regulator: MRSSLTELDAVLVIARCGKFRAAAIELGVSTTALSNAVGKLERTLGVRLFNRTTRSVSLTEAGLQFVAQVAPAMRDIHEAMDMVRSRQATPSGTLRINAFPTAAREIFSSLVLPFVHQHPQVHVDIVTEGRMVDIVAGGFDFGVRSADRVPVDMIALPLGVARRNVVVASPTYLKAHGRPRVPQDLLRHSCLRVRLPNGALYRWPFEKEGESIHIDVEGPLTLDEASLARTAAIASMGLTLAMEADVRDDLETGRLIPVLEDWTPALSPLSLYYPSRRNPTAAFKAFIDFARQNGKAESPPGASLP